Below is a window of Planctomycetes bacterium MalM25 DNA.
ACGAGGGGGCTCTCTTCGAGCTGCTGCGGATCCCCAGCGTCAGCGCCGATTCCCGCCACAAGGACGATGTCGGCCGGGCTGCCGACTGGGTCGAGGCCCGCTTGCAGGGGATGGGCCTGAGCGTCGAGCGGCTCCCCACGCCTGGCGCGCCGATCCTGTTCGCCGAGTCGGCCCCGGTCGAGGGCGCGCCGGTCGCCCTGGTCTACGGCCACTACGACGTGCAGCCGCCCGACCCGCTGGACGAGTGGCTCTCGCCCCCGTTCGAGCCGACCGTCCGCGACGGCAACGTCTACGCCCGCGGCGCGACCGACGACAAGGGGCAGATGCTGACCCACGTGCTCGGCTTCGAGCAGCTGCTCAAAGAGCACGGCTCGGCGCCGCTACAGGTAAAGTTCCTCATCGAAGGCGAGGAGGAGGTCGGCAGCGAGCACCTCGAGGCGGCCGTCGCCGCCCACCGCGGCAAGCTTGCCTGCGACGTGGTCGTCGTCAGCGACAGCAGCCAGTTCGCGCCCGGCGTGCCGGCGGTGACCTACGGGCTGCGCGGCATCGCTTACTACGAGCTGCTCGTCCAAGGCCCCAAGCAAGACCTGCACTCCGGCACGTTCGGCGGCGGGGTGACCAACCCGGCGAACGTGCTCGCCAAGCTGCTCGCCGCGCTCGTTGACGATGAGGGCCGCATTCAAGTGAAGGGCTTCTACGACGACGTCGTCCCGCTCGAGGATCGCGAGCGGAAGGAGTTCGCCGGCCTGCCGTTCGACGAGGAACGCTTCAAGCAACAGCTCGAAGTCGAAGGCCTGTCGGGCGAGGCGGGCTTCTCGACGCTCGAACGCCGCTGGGCGCGGCCGACGTACGATATCAACGGCCTGTGGAGCGGCTACCAGGGCGAGGGCGCCAAGACCGTGCTGCCCGCGCGGGCCGGCGCCAAGGTGAGTTTCCGGCTGGTTCCCAACCAAGACCCGGACAAAGTGACCGCCGGCCTGCACGCGCTGCTCGACCCGCTCGTCCCGCCCGGCGCCGAGCTGACGATCCACGCCCACCACGGCGCCCCGGGAGCGGTCTTCTCGCTGGACAGCCCTTACATGGCGGCCGCTTCGGCGGCGATCGAGAAGGGCTTCGGCGCCAAGCCGGTCTTCATCCGCGAGGGGGGCTCGATCCCCATCGTCAGCACGTTTGCGAAAGAGCTCGATTCCGACGTGCTCTTGCTAGGCTGGGGCCTCGACGACGACAACACGCACAGCCCGAACGAGAAGTTCAACCTGGGCGACTTCCACCGCGGCATCCGGGCGAGCGCCGCGCTGTGGGCCGAACTGGCTCAGTGCGCCTCCTGAGCCCCGACACTTCGCTATCCGAAACCCTCAATCCGCAGCCGATCGATGCTTGATAAGCGATTCATCCTTGAGAACGTCGAACTCGTCCAGCAGAACTGCGTCGATCGGGGCGTGAAGGCGGACGTCGCCCGGTTCGCGGAGCTTGAGACCCAGCGCCGCGCCCTGCAGCAAGAGGCCGAGGAGCTGAACCGGCAGGCGAACGCCGTCAGCAAGACGATCGGCAAGGCGAAGGACGCCGAGGAGCGCGAGGCCCGCAAAGAGGAGGGCCGCCAGCTCCGCGAGCAGAAGGAGGCGAAGCAAGCGGAGGTCGATCGCATCGGCGCCGAGGCGGACGCCATCCTCCGCAGCCTGCCGAACCTGACCCACGAAGAAAGCCCCCGCGGCGACGAGGCCGCCAGCCGCGAGCTGCGGCACGGCGACGTGCAGGCGCCCCGGTTCTCGTTCCCCGTGCAGGACCACCTGCAGCTCGCCGAGCAGCATGACCTGATCGACTTCGAGTCGGCGGCGCGGGTCTCGGGCAATGGCTTCTACTTCCTCAAGAACGAGGCCGTGCTGCTCGAGTTTGCGCTGCAGCGCTACGCTCTCGACCTGATGATCAAGCAGGGTTTCACCCCCATGATCACGCCCGACCTGGCGCGGGGCGAGGTGGTGCAGGGCGTCGGGTTCATCCCGCGAGGGCCGGAGACCCAGATCTACAGCGTCGAGAACCACGACCTCAACCTCGTGGCGACCTCGGAGATCACCCTCGGCGGCATGCAGGCGGGTCAGGTGCTCGACGAATCGGAGCTGCCGATCAAGATCTGCGGCGTGAGCCACTGCTTCCGCACCGAGGCGGGCGCCGCCGGCCGCGCGAGCCGCGGCCTCTACCGCGTGCACCAGTTCACGAAGGTCGAGATGTTCGCCTTCACCACGCCCGAGCAGAGCGAGGACATGCTCAACCTGTTCCTCGAGCTGGAGTGCGAGATCTTCAACGGACTCGGCATCCCCTTCCGCGTGCTCGACATCGCCACGGGCGACCTGGGTGGTCCGGCGTACCGGAAGTTCGACCTCGAGGCCTGGATGCCCGGACGGGGCGCCGCCGGCGAGTACGGCGAGGTCACCAGCACGAGCAACTGCACCGACTACCAGGCCCGCCGGCTCAACATCCGTTACAAGAAGCAGGGCGAGAAGGGGACGCACTTCGTCCACACGCTCAACGGCACCGCCGTGGCGTGCAGCCGGGCGATGATCGCCGTGCTGGAGAACTGCCAACAGGCGGACGGCTCGATCCTGGTGCCCGAGGCGCTGCGGCCGTACGTCGGCAAGGACCGCATCGGCGGCGGCGGCGAGGCGTGAGGTTCTATCCGGGCGCGATTGTAGGAGGCGTCTCCGACGCCGATTGCGGTATGCCATCCGCAGCGGCCACCGGCGCGTAATCGGCGTCGGAGACGCCTCCTGCAGGCCCATCTAAGCGCTCGCAAAGCCACCCTGGCTTGCCGTGCGCCCGCACAACCCGCGTATCCGGCGCCGCTGACGGCGCGTTTGGGAAAGCGTGGGGATTTGTCTCAGCTAGCGAAAGGGGAGCGGTGAGGTCGTCGATATCGAGGACTGAACACCGACCAAGCGTTCGCGTCCCGCGAGGTCGCTGCCAGGGAAACACCGAGTCAGGCCGAGGCCGACCGACCCACACGGCAGTTCAAGCCGGCGCGAGTGCGTGCTAACCCTCCCCCCCTTTCGTGCTAGGAGTCTTACCATGAACCTTCGTCTTGCTGCGGCGACCCTCTGTCTGGGTTTCGTCTTCGCTTCGAACGGCGCCAACAGCGCCAACGCCTTCGGCTTCGGCCTGCTGGGCGGCTGTGGCGGCGGATGCGGCGCCACCGCGTGCTGCGACGCCGAGCCCTCGTGCGGTTGCGAGCCCAGCTGCTGCGTCGCTGAGCCCTCCTGTGGCTGCGAGCCCGCGTGCTGCGACCCGTGCTGCGCTCCGCGTAAGTGCTGCCTCTTCGGTGGTCTGAAGGGTCTGTTCAAGCGTCGCCACTGCGGCGGCTGCTGCGAGCCGACCTGCTGCGAGCCGACCTGCGGTTGCGAAGAGCCCAGCTGCTGCGCCCCGGAGCCCAGCTGCTGCGTTGCTGAGCCGAGCTGCGGCTGCGAGCCGTCGTGCGGTTGCGAGCCCGCTTGCTGCGAGCCGTGCTGTGCCGCCCCGCGTCGTTGCTGCCTCCTCGACGGCCTGAAGGGTCTGTTCAAGCGTCACCACTGCGGTGGCTGCTGCGAGCCGACCTGCGGTTGCGAGCCCAGCTGCTGCGTTGCTGAGCCCTCCTGCGGTTGCGAGCCGAGCTGCGGCTGCAACTGAGCCGATTGATAAACGACTCGCGAGCCGTTCCACCCAACGGCCGCCGAGTGCTGAAAACGTGAAACGCCACGCCGCCGTTCGGTCCGCAAGGACCGGGCGGCGGCTGGGTTTTTGTAGGGAGGGCTCGGCCATCTCATCGGGGCCGAGTTGTTGGAAGCGAACCACCCGTTTCGAACCCGAAACCCGCGATCCAGCGACCCCCCAAAAAAACAATTCGGCATGCCGCACGTGGCCAAGAAACGTCGTTGACAACGGCTCTTCAGCGGCGAGCTGTCAGAGCCAGTCGTTGCGGTCCGGACGGTGGTTGGGTTGGGTTCTAGGGTAAGTCTAATGTGGAGTCAGAGCTGGCCCAGGACGACGCCTCATTTGCACTTAGCACTGGCCCTGAATCGGCCTGTGTCTCATGTAGCCGCAGACTCTTGGTAGCGGTCTTCTCCAAACTCAGTGATCCGTTTGACAACGAGGTAGGCTGCTCGACGGATGAGTTGACATCTTCCATCGCTGTCTGCTGCGTACTGAATCTCTGCAACGCAGT
It encodes the following:
- the dapE gene encoding Succinyl-diaminopimelate desuccinylase — its product is MSQAERPQDEAAQAHEGALFELLRIPSVSADSRHKDDVGRAADWVEARLQGMGLSVERLPTPGAPILFAESAPVEGAPVALVYGHYDVQPPDPLDEWLSPPFEPTVRDGNVYARGATDDKGQMLTHVLGFEQLLKEHGSAPLQVKFLIEGEEEVGSEHLEAAVAAHRGKLACDVVVVSDSSQFAPGVPAVTYGLRGIAYYELLVQGPKQDLHSGTFGGGVTNPANVLAKLLAALVDDEGRIQVKGFYDDVVPLEDRERKEFAGLPFDEERFKQQLEVEGLSGEAGFSTLERRWARPTYDINGLWSGYQGEGAKTVLPARAGAKVSFRLVPNQDPDKVTAGLHALLDPLVPPGAELTIHAHHGAPGAVFSLDSPYMAAASAAIEKGFGAKPVFIREGGSIPIVSTFAKELDSDVLLLGWGLDDDNTHSPNEKFNLGDFHRGIRASAALWAELAQCAS
- the serS gene encoding Serine--tRNA ligase — its product is MLDKRFILENVELVQQNCVDRGVKADVARFAELETQRRALQQEAEELNRQANAVSKTIGKAKDAEEREARKEEGRQLREQKEAKQAEVDRIGAEADAILRSLPNLTHEESPRGDEAASRELRHGDVQAPRFSFPVQDHLQLAEQHDLIDFESAARVSGNGFYFLKNEAVLLEFALQRYALDLMIKQGFTPMITPDLARGEVVQGVGFIPRGPETQIYSVENHDLNLVATSEITLGGMQAGQVLDESELPIKICGVSHCFRTEAGAAGRASRGLYRVHQFTKVEMFAFTTPEQSEDMLNLFLELECEIFNGLGIPFRVLDIATGDLGGPAYRKFDLEAWMPGRGAAGEYGEVTSTSNCTDYQARRLNIRYKKQGEKGTHFVHTLNGTAVACSRAMIAVLENCQQADGSILVPEALRPYVGKDRIGGGGEA